A window of the Bacillus sp. A301a_S52 genome harbors these coding sequences:
- a CDS encoding NAD(P)-dependent alcohol dehydrogenase: MKAVICTQYGSPELLQIKEVEKPKPKDNEVLIKIYATTAHIGDTRIRRADPFFVRFIFGLFKPKKNLILGLEISGVVESIGKDIKTFRKGDNVFALTGFGLGGYAEYCCLPEKVKEGTQQRKGLVALKPGNLTFEEAATIPAGGLTALKNLQKANIRKGDKILINGASGSLGTYAIQLAKYYGADVTAVCSEENFELVKSIGADKVIDYTKEDFVQKQDKYDIVYDAVMKLKASKSRKILKNNGVFLNNSRLPKIKEDDLLFLKNLIEKNNLKPIMDRTYSIEEIAEAHRYVDKGHKKGNVAITIFDE; the protein is encoded by the coding sequence ATGAAAGCAGTTATTTGTACACAATACGGATCACCTGAACTTCTCCAAATTAAAGAAGTGGAAAAACCTAAACCTAAAGATAATGAAGTTTTGATAAAAATATATGCAACAACCGCCCATATTGGCGATACACGCATTAGAAGAGCGGATCCGTTTTTTGTAAGGTTTATTTTTGGACTGTTCAAACCAAAAAAAAATCTAATACTTGGCCTAGAAATTTCAGGTGTTGTTGAATCTATCGGGAAAGATATAAAAACATTTAGAAAAGGGGACAACGTATTTGCGTTGACTGGTTTTGGTTTGGGAGGCTACGCTGAATATTGTTGTCTGCCAGAAAAGGTTAAAGAGGGAACTCAGCAAAGAAAGGGGCTGGTTGCCTTAAAACCTGGGAATTTAACTTTCGAAGAAGCTGCAACTATTCCCGCAGGGGGACTTACTGCCTTAAAAAACCTACAAAAAGCAAATATACGAAAAGGCGATAAAATATTGATAAATGGAGCCTCGGGAAGTTTAGGAACATACGCCATTCAACTGGCTAAATACTATGGAGCAGACGTTACTGCTGTATGTAGTGAAGAGAATTTTGAATTAGTAAAATCTATTGGAGCTGATAAAGTAATAGATTATACGAAAGAAGACTTCGTCCAAAAGCAAGATAAATATGACATTGTGTATGATGCTGTAATGAAGTTAAAAGCATCAAAAAGCAGGAAAATATTAAAAAATAATGGCGTTTTTCTGAACAACTCTCGACTTCCAAAAATAAAAGAAGACGATTTACTGTTTCTAAAGAACTTGATTGAAAAAAACAACCTAAAACCCATTATGGATAGGACGTATTCTATAGAAGAAATTGCTGAGGCACATAGGTACGTTGACAAGGGACATAAAAAAGGAAATGTGGCAATAACGATATTTGATGAATAA
- a CDS encoding sigma-70 family RNA polymerase sigma factor — protein MDQTEQLTILAKKYVETKCSHTFEQIYHLLKMEWRPKFPKIATSLWTTIHEVEALYEDTLIKVLEKYDGQRPFLPLLTVSIKNRRADYYKKNQRLRQQEMLLPIVCASIYPLVTVLGLETSEIADEFKLEEHVIKKEEDQRQLISFLIDPKNKVDAKTTAIVNAFPDYESQSALAEALGFDRKTIRQKLKSLAENYDEDVMGELRLYFSA, from the coding sequence ATGGACCAAACCGAACAGCTAACGATTTTAGCCAAAAAATATGTAGAAACAAAGTGTTCGCATACGTTCGAACAAATCTACCATCTATTAAAAATGGAGTGGCGACCAAAATTTCCTAAAATAGCGACCTCCCTTTGGACAACCATTCACGAGGTAGAAGCCCTTTATGAAGACACGTTAATAAAAGTTCTTGAAAAGTACGACGGGCAACGTCCATTTTTACCTTTATTAACTGTCAGTATTAAAAATCGACGGGCAGATTATTACAAGAAGAACCAAAGATTGAGGCAGCAAGAAATGTTACTACCTATTGTATGTGCTTCGATTTATCCATTAGTTACGGTGTTAGGATTGGAAACGAGCGAAATAGCTGACGAATTTAAACTTGAAGAACATGTCATAAAAAAAGAAGAAGACCAGCGGCAACTGATCTCCTTCTTAATTGACCCGAAGAACAAGGTCGATGCGAAGACGACGGCAATCGTCAACGCGTTTCCTGATTATGAATCCCAATCAGCCTTAGCAGAAGCTTTGGGATTCGATCGTAAAACCATTAGGCAAAAATTAAAAAGCTTAGCGGAAAACTATGACGAAGACGTCATGGGTGAATTACGCTTATACTTTTCTGCCTAG
- a CDS encoding RNA polymerase subunit sigma gives MSVYDKEVKIRRYSTQYHSLGTLLGVRRLLRDYHILKERRYAGDYVACDVLTDLATAISLAHLTIRQFQTLKLIYFNDLTQKSAAEQLDLRQDTISRHEKAAIQKVASVYHYWTEIGEGY, from the coding sequence ATGAGTGTATATGATAAGGAAGTAAAAATTCGTCGTTATTCCACGCAGTACCACTCTCTTGGAACTTTGTTAGGTGTACGTCGATTATTACGAGATTACCATATATTAAAAGAACGACGTTATGCCGGCGATTATGTAGCCTGTGATGTTTTAACAGATTTAGCCACAGCTATATCACTTGCACATCTGACAATAAGACAATTCCAAACTTTAAAGCTCATTTATTTTAATGATTTAACACAGAAAAGTGCAGCGGAACAACTAGATCTTCGACAAGATACCATTAGCAGACATGAAAAAGCAGCGATTCAAAAGGTCGCCTCTGTTTATCACTATTGGACAGAGATCGGTGAAGGTTATTAA
- a CDS encoding phage major tail protein, TP901-1 family: protein MAMEYKGDDVLFAVAISDENGETLVRPFNQTGGSTNISAESIDLTTKDKTGSDYGSVSQEVSLEGIVTEGDAFVNHIKKALRNKEFVKIYEIDTRTKEAEHGMYMVSSFERTYSNGEFATYSLSGTLNGDVSDETLVEIPEGAPATEETP from the coding sequence ATGGCAATGGAATACAAAGGTGATGACGTATTATTTGCAGTGGCAATTTCAGATGAAAATGGGGAGACATTGGTCCGACCATTTAACCAAACAGGTGGATCAACAAATATTTCTGCAGAGAGTATTGATTTAACGACAAAAGATAAGACTGGCTCCGATTATGGCAGCGTGTCACAAGAAGTTTCTTTAGAAGGGATTGTTACGGAAGGTGATGCGTTTGTGAATCACATTAAAAAGGCACTTCGTAATAAGGAGTTTGTGAAAATTTACGAAATTGATACACGAACGAAAGAAGCGGAACATGGCATGTATATGGTTTCTTCTTTTGAGCGCACTTATAGTAATGGTGAGTTCGCTACGTACTCTTTAAGTGGTACGTTAAATGGAGATGTATCAGATGAAACATTGGTGGAAATCCCTGAAGGTGCTCCAGCAACTGAAGAAACACCCTAA
- a CDS encoding phage tail assembly chaperone: MTEVERQLADSWRYLRLTPAEFYRLTPREFQIMMRMESEHLHDELERAARIALMHEQASRAKRPKLSDLYKRPTNEHNDETLADKAEAANHAQEWLAQFTFEAREKNKERR; encoded by the coding sequence ATAACAGAAGTAGAACGCCAGCTAGCGGATAGTTGGCGTTATTTACGTTTAACGCCTGCTGAATTTTATCGGCTGACGCCGCGGGAATTTCAAATTATGATGCGGATGGAGAGTGAGCACCTTCACGATGAGCTGGAGCGTGCGGCGCGTATCGCTCTCATGCACGAGCAAGCATCACGGGCGAAACGGCCGAAGCTATCCGACTTGTATAAGCGTCCAACAAATGAGCATAACGATGAGACGCTTGCAGATAAAGCGGAAGCAGCCAATCACGCGCAAGAATGGCTCGCCCAATTTACATTCGAAGCGCGTGAAAAAAATAAAGAAAGGAGGTAG
- a CDS encoding phage tail family protein: protein MIENVENMIFDGTDLANAFTNQEEGTYFIINNVYGRGVQSVENTLTHVAGMDGSYPSSSRLASRRMMIDITMKGTSFNDLRKRIEQLNEILFTRNIDVPIVFNDEPDRVYYGRIDEVTDTIETSHIYQAQLTIICSDPFKYGEEKKLTFSSDIVSFTNQGTAEADPIFEMEVLKPTTFAMVQNQDEQYQMIGRPVDADSTPFEAEELIMHKRMSSTSDWTAASQVDNGVVSGTMVSDGNGFVVQSFGTQGQAKWYGPALKTSLPETLQDFRMEARVENLNGRNQVGKVEVYLLDVNNNILARISMADVWQGYYRNRAASNIRNNERTQSLHRLAETTAEAQGELWNNFDGVLRIERVGERWSAYVAKVGNGNLHSARETKNFIDVGNEFQQQVAQIQVHIGIFDNYSPTTMRIKDLKVWKINNPDDHQIPYIVYAGDVITLDHRTSEILVNGEPRTDLKDFGGQYFKLTSGENQVVVQPSDSFNTRLKYLERYR, encoded by the coding sequence GTGATAGAAAATGTTGAAAACATGATATTTGACGGAACTGATTTAGCCAATGCATTTACCAATCAGGAAGAAGGAACGTATTTTATCATAAATAACGTATACGGACGTGGGGTTCAAAGTGTAGAAAATACACTCACCCATGTGGCGGGAATGGACGGGTCTTACCCGTCTAGTTCTCGTTTGGCTTCACGCCGCATGATGATAGATATAACAATGAAAGGAACGTCTTTTAACGATTTGCGAAAGCGCATTGAGCAGTTGAATGAAATCTTGTTTACTCGCAATATTGATGTGCCTATCGTATTTAATGATGAACCTGATCGCGTATATTACGGCAGAATTGATGAAGTGACAGATACGATTGAAACGTCACACATCTATCAAGCACAATTGACAATCATCTGCTCTGACCCTTTTAAATATGGTGAGGAAAAAAAGCTTACTTTTTCTTCTGATATCGTGTCGTTCACAAATCAAGGGACAGCTGAAGCTGATCCCATTTTTGAAATGGAGGTGCTTAAGCCTACCACGTTTGCTATGGTGCAAAATCAAGATGAGCAGTACCAAATGATCGGTCGGCCGGTGGATGCGGACAGTACGCCTTTTGAAGCAGAAGAGCTAATTATGCATAAAAGGATGTCCTCCACGTCAGATTGGACAGCAGCAAGTCAAGTAGATAACGGTGTTGTCTCGGGTACTATGGTGAGTGACGGTAATGGTTTTGTTGTTCAGTCATTTGGAACACAAGGTCAGGCAAAATGGTATGGCCCTGCGTTAAAAACCAGCCTTCCAGAAACACTACAAGATTTTAGAATGGAAGCTCGTGTAGAAAACCTTAATGGGAGAAATCAAGTCGGTAAAGTAGAAGTTTACTTACTTGACGTAAATAACAATATTTTAGCGAGAATAAGCATGGCTGATGTGTGGCAAGGTTACTACAGAAATAGAGCAGCATCTAACATTAGAAACAATGAAAGAACACAGTCTTTGCATAGGCTAGCCGAAACAACGGCAGAAGCTCAAGGAGAATTATGGAACAATTTTGACGGGGTTTTACGCATTGAACGTGTGGGGGAAAGGTGGAGTGCCTATGTCGCTAAAGTTGGCAACGGAAATTTGCACAGTGCTCGGGAAACGAAGAACTTTATAGACGTAGGAAACGAATTTCAGCAGCAGGTAGCACAAATTCAAGTACACATCGGAATATTTGATAATTATTCACCGACTACTATGCGTATCAAAGATTTGAAAGTGTGGAAGATTAACAATCCAGACGATCATCAAATTCCTTACATTGTGTATGCGGGTGATGTTATTACGTTAGATCATCGCACGTCAGAAATCTTAGTAAATGGGGAGCCACGTACAGATTTGAAAGACTTCGGTGGTCAATACTTCAAACTCACATCTGGGGAAAACCAAGTTGTTGTTCAACCGAGCGACAGTTTTAACACGAGACTGAAATATCTAGAACGTTACAGATAG
- a CDS encoding phage tail protein — protein sequence MSQIHITDGQTDQILDVIAAEHILTNKHYKSLKDTLETFHFETFADMPFSNYLGKLHNIIIPDEDGKYIEFIIFETNKYRSEDGNLITEVYSSASHQLLKKSKVIEPQVLSGQTPSQAVAFALYNTEWQPGVITYKGTKEFEVNDYTNPYSFLKRVANEFNLELQFRVEVDGNKVTGRFVDLVPQVGEWQGREIEFGKDLRGVRRTEEMDGVITALIGLGPVREDGTRLEALVEDREALERWGRNGQHLIETYEPEATNEDMTLARLTELTENELQNRVNAVVEYQCDIADLESFPDMANKKIRCGDRIKIKDTKFNPPLYLEARVHTQERDIIDKSKKSIELGNFVEYTEAEVMDIWRSLQKQINFKIGQNQLADYTYDKAAIDDKDTAIYTDSKTYAFTKAQEAEDNAKEHADNEYAPIKNDVEENKDVWNRSGIINEDGTLNTDRLFGELTDDQIKSAGIWNAQGTFIDSEGVYTGVVVAEQLVANSLSAISADLGTVNSGEINGVNLNISDQGSIVAETSVADLGVSFWVDKGLLKRAVTERNGFFGWQDGDMGSYKGFSGVSSGGTITVATGNFDSSGMFVFGSLGNLAVGKLMATASAGVTLLADSEDENGQTFMEYQNQSGRRYGYIGYESSLNSDLYISNETDGIIRLYGNVTAYDDFRFQGNVNLTNWWYFTDLGDNGLDLTTGGTGFSGNNRNRFRIGRADSNVFVQVRGNFAVSGSKSALVETDSYGERLMYALETPDSRFVAYTEHVLEEGEHFIEIEPMFLETISPTDYFVVPHIQNAAEVVILERKEGKFRVWVQGHTAEVVFEINGKRRGYEDIYMEAPSFDDEEEEA from the coding sequence ATGTCACAAATACACATTACTGATGGGCAAACGGATCAAATACTGGATGTTATAGCGGCTGAGCATATTCTGACAAATAAGCATTATAAATCCCTTAAAGATACACTGGAAACATTCCATTTTGAAACATTTGCTGATATGCCGTTTTCAAATTACCTTGGAAAGCTTCACAATATAATTATTCCGGATGAGGACGGTAAATATATTGAATTCATAATCTTTGAAACTAATAAGTATCGAAGTGAGGATGGCAACTTAATTACGGAAGTTTATTCATCCGCAAGCCATCAACTCCTTAAAAAATCGAAGGTTATTGAGCCACAAGTTCTGTCGGGACAAACACCTTCTCAAGCAGTTGCTTTTGCACTGTACAATACGGAGTGGCAGCCGGGGGTAATCACATACAAGGGAACAAAGGAATTTGAAGTCAATGACTATACGAATCCGTATAGTTTCTTGAAGCGTGTGGCCAATGAATTTAATCTAGAACTTCAATTTCGTGTGGAGGTCGATGGCAATAAAGTTACGGGTAGATTTGTAGATTTAGTGCCACAGGTTGGTGAATGGCAAGGCAGAGAAATCGAGTTTGGTAAGGATTTACGAGGTGTCAGAAGAACGGAAGAGATGGATGGTGTTATCACGGCACTTATCGGTTTAGGTCCTGTTCGCGAAGATGGAACGCGTCTTGAAGCACTTGTGGAAGACAGAGAAGCACTCGAACGATGGGGACGGAATGGTCAGCATTTGATAGAAACGTATGAGCCTGAAGCGACAAATGAAGATATGACGCTAGCACGCCTTACAGAACTTACTGAAAATGAACTACAAAACCGTGTCAATGCAGTGGTAGAATACCAATGTGATATTGCCGACTTAGAAAGTTTTCCAGATATGGCTAACAAAAAAATTCGCTGCGGCGACAGAATAAAAATAAAAGATACAAAGTTTAATCCACCTTTGTATCTTGAAGCGCGTGTTCATACACAAGAACGTGATATTATCGATAAATCTAAAAAATCGATTGAACTCGGTAATTTTGTGGAGTACACAGAAGCGGAAGTGATGGACATATGGCGGTCCTTACAAAAGCAAATTAACTTTAAAATTGGCCAAAATCAGTTAGCTGATTACACGTACGACAAAGCTGCAATTGATGACAAGGACACGGCGATATATACAGACAGTAAGACTTATGCATTTACAAAAGCGCAAGAGGCCGAGGACAACGCGAAAGAGCACGCAGACAATGAATACGCACCGATAAAAAATGACGTGGAAGAAAATAAAGACGTGTGGAACCGTAGCGGTATCATCAACGAGGACGGGACCTTAAATACAGATCGCCTGTTTGGGGAGCTAACGGATGACCAAATTAAATCAGCGGGTATATGGAATGCCCAAGGAACTTTTATAGATAGTGAGGGTGTTTATACAGGTGTTGTTGTCGCAGAACAACTTGTAGCAAACTCATTATCAGCTATAAGTGCAGATCTAGGGACTGTTAATTCCGGAGAAATAAATGGTGTAAATTTGAACATATCTGATCAGGGTTCTATAGTCGCTGAAACGTCAGTCGCAGATTTAGGTGTAAGCTTTTGGGTGGACAAAGGCTTATTGAAACGTGCGGTCACTGAGCGAAATGGCTTTTTTGGCTGGCAGGACGGTGACATGGGAAGCTATAAAGGTTTTTCCGGAGTGTCGTCCGGCGGTACTATTACTGTTGCTACTGGAAATTTTGATAGTAGTGGAATGTTTGTTTTTGGTTCTCTAGGTAACTTAGCGGTTGGAAAACTAATGGCGACAGCCAGCGCAGGTGTTACGTTACTTGCTGATTCAGAGGACGAAAACGGACAAACATTTATGGAATACCAAAATCAATCCGGAAGAAGATACGGTTATATAGGATACGAGTCCTCTCTTAATTCTGATTTATATATATCAAACGAGACTGATGGAATCATTAGGCTTTATGGTAATGTGACGGCTTATGATGATTTTAGGTTTCAAGGGAACGTGAATTTGACTAATTGGTGGTATTTTACTGATTTAGGAGATAACGGATTAGATTTAACAACGGGTGGAACCGGTTTTTCTGGAAATAATCGAAACAGATTTAGAATAGGTAGGGCAGATAGTAATGTTTTTGTACAGGTACGAGGGAATTTTGCTGTATCTGGGTCGAAGTCAGCTCTAGTAGAAACTGACTCTTACGGAGAACGGCTGATGTACGCTTTAGAAACACCAGATAGTCGCTTTGTAGCTTACACAGAACATGTACTTGAAGAAGGCGAGCATTTTATTGAGATTGAGCCGATGTTTTTAGAGACAATTAGCCCTACAGATTATTTTGTCGTACCACATATACAAAATGCTGCAGAAGTTGTTATATTAGAGCGAAAAGAAGGCAAGTTTCGAGTATGGGTACAAGGGCACACAGCCGAGGTAGTCTTTGAAATCAATGGAAAGAGGCGAGGTTACGAGGACATTTATATGGAAGCGCCTAGTTTTGATGACGAGGAGGAAGAGGCATGA
- a CDS encoding phage holin family protein: protein METLIKWSAAVLAAAVSFLYGEWSMLLSILLTLVVIDYVTGLVAAGVSGEISSRNGLTGISRKIFIFVMVAVAHLIDTVLVEVGIESEALIFMAAIIFYILNELISITENVGRIGLPVPKQIKQAINILKGGD, encoded by the coding sequence ATGGAAACATTAATCAAATGGTCAGCAGCTGTGCTTGCAGCTGCTGTATCTTTTTTATATGGAGAGTGGAGTATGCTGCTATCGATCTTATTAACACTTGTGGTAATTGATTATGTGACGGGGCTGGTAGCGGCGGGGGTGAGCGGTGAAATTAGCAGCCGCAATGGTCTCACCGGTATCTCACGGAAAATTTTTATTTTTGTAATGGTGGCTGTTGCTCATTTAATTGATACCGTTTTAGTCGAAGTTGGGATTGAATCAGAGGCTCTAATTTTTATGGCTGCCATTATTTTTTATATTTTAAATGAGCTTATTAGCATCACTGAAAACGTAGGTAGAATTGGTCTGCCTGTACCTAAACAAATCAAACAAGCGATTAATATTCTTAAAGGTGGCGATTAA
- a CDS encoding N-acetylmuramoyl-L-alanine amidase — protein MTKIFIDPGHGGSDPGAVANGLQEKNLVLEISKRIESKLKEYSGVEVRLSRKSNTFISFSNRANMANDWGADYFISVHINAGGGEGYEDFIFNGNVSDATTDNQDLMNREVIKVTDFNNRGKKQANFAVLRLTNMPAILTENGFIDNSSDANKLKDKLFLDKVAEGHVQAIAEIFGLENGSPSSGSRSTSTSRLSQPSRSTKSSQASGTIATIQLTLNNRYGLSISVDNLFGPQSKTALIKGLQTELNKQFNRGLTVDGIFGLKTRAACVTVRQGARGNITWILQSILHCTGTSPGSIDGIFGPKTREAVRNFQRENNLQVDGIAGSQTFHTLFK, from the coding sequence TTGACTAAGATTTTTATTGATCCTGGTCACGGAGGATCCGATCCGGGAGCTGTAGCAAATGGATTGCAAGAAAAAAATTTAGTTTTAGAGATATCAAAACGTATTGAATCTAAGTTAAAAGAGTATAGTGGTGTGGAAGTGCGTTTAAGTCGCAAAAGTAATACGTTTATCAGTTTTTCCAATCGTGCAAATATGGCGAATGATTGGGGAGCTGATTATTTTATTTCCGTTCATATTAACGCTGGAGGCGGCGAAGGTTACGAAGACTTTATTTTTAATGGGAATGTATCTGACGCAACAACGGACAACCAAGACTTGATGAACAGAGAGGTAATCAAGGTGACAGACTTTAATAATCGAGGCAAAAAGCAAGCTAATTTTGCTGTACTAAGGCTAACTAATATGCCGGCTATTTTGACTGAGAATGGGTTTATTGACAATTCAAGTGATGCCAACAAACTAAAAGATAAGCTATTTTTAGACAAGGTCGCAGAAGGGCATGTACAAGCGATTGCTGAGATATTCGGACTGGAGAATGGCTCGCCTTCTAGTGGTTCAAGATCCACAAGCACTTCTCGTTTATCTCAACCTAGTAGATCAACTAAATCAAGCCAAGCATCAGGCACAATTGCTACAATTCAGCTTACGCTCAATAATCGATATGGGTTAAGTATTTCAGTTGACAACCTTTTTGGCCCACAAAGTAAAACGGCCCTAATCAAAGGGCTACAAACAGAGCTTAATAAACAATTTAACCGTGGACTTACCGTTGACGGTATTTTCGGTCTTAAAACACGAGCGGCATGTGTAACGGTACGGCAAGGAGCAAGAGGAAACATTACATGGATCCTTCAATCTATTTTACATTGTACAGGAACAAGCCCAGGTAGCATTGATGGCATTTTCGGTCCAAAAACGAGGGAAGCCGTGCGAAACTTTCAGCGAGAAAATAACTTGCAAGTGGATGGTATTGCAGGTTCTCAAACGTTTCACACGTTGTTTAAGTGA